The Thermocrinis sp. genome has a segment encoding these proteins:
- the groL gene encoding chaperonin GroEL (60 kDa chaperone family; promotes refolding of misfolded polypeptides especially under stressful conditions; forms two stacked rings of heptamers to form a barrel-shaped 14mer; ends can be capped by GroES; misfolded proteins enter the barrel where they are refolded when GroES binds): MAAKKVVYGEEARAKLKAGVDKLANAVKVTLGPKGREVIIEKKWGSPLVTKDGVTVAKEIELKDPYENMGAQLVKEVASKTADVAGDGTTTATVLAQAIFTEGLKAIASGANPMDIKRGIDKAVEVVVEEIKKMSIPVSGRKEIEQVATVSANNDPAIGKIIADAMEAVGKEGVITVEESKTAETILETVQGMQFDRGYLSPYFITNPDKMEAVLEDPFILIYEKKISNVKDLLPVLEQVVRAGKPILIIAEDVEAEALATLVVNHIKGVIRACAVKAPGFGQRRKDYLQDIAILTGGTAITEELGIKLESVTLDMLGRADKVVVDKDNTTIIGGKGSKEAINARIEQIRKQIVETTSDYDREKLQERLAKLSGGVAIIRVGAATEAEMKEKKARVEDAVHATKAAVEEGIVPGGGVALVRGSEALENIQLENPDQQIGVDIVKRACRVPLRQIAGNAGFEGYVVLEKVIALGKEKGKNYGFDAAVGEYKDMVEAGIIDPTKVVRTALINAASAASVMLTAEALVAEIPEEKKEKVPTSPEMPELD, encoded by the coding sequence ATGGCAGCAAAGAAAGTTGTTTATGGAGAAGAAGCAAGGGCCAAACTAAAGGCTGGAGTTGATAAGCTTGCCAATGCAGTGAAAGTTACCCTTGGACCCAAGGGAAGAGAGGTCATCATAGAGAAAAAGTGGGGAAGCCCCTTAGTTACCAAAGACGGTGTAACAGTGGCCAAAGAAATAGAGCTGAAAGATCCATATGAAAACATGGGTGCTCAGCTTGTAAAAGAGGTAGCCTCCAAGACCGCTGACGTAGCAGGAGACGGAACTACCACTGCCACTGTTTTGGCACAGGCAATATTCACAGAAGGTCTAAAAGCCATAGCCTCTGGAGCAAATCCAATGGACATAAAGAGGGGTATTGACAAGGCGGTGGAAGTGGTAGTTGAAGAGATAAAGAAGATGTCCATACCTGTATCCGGTAGAAAAGAAATAGAGCAAGTAGCAACCGTATCTGCTAATAACGATCCTGCTATAGGTAAGATCATAGCTGATGCAATGGAAGCGGTTGGAAAGGAAGGGGTTATAACCGTGGAAGAATCAAAGACCGCGGAAACAATCTTGGAAACAGTTCAGGGTATGCAGTTTGACAGAGGATATCTATCTCCGTACTTCATAACCAATCCAGATAAAATGGAAGCGGTGTTAGAAGATCCTTTCATACTCATCTACGAAAAGAAGATCTCCAACGTAAAAGATCTACTACCAGTTCTTGAACAGGTGGTAAGGGCTGGAAAGCCAATACTCATAATAGCGGAGGATGTAGAAGCAGAAGCCTTAGCTACCTTAGTGGTAAACCACATTAAGGGAGTAATAAGGGCATGCGCAGTCAAAGCGCCAGGTTTTGGACAAAGAAGAAAAGATTACCTACAAGACATAGCCATACTCACCGGTGGAACTGCCATAACCGAAGAGCTAGGTATTAAGCTTGAAAGTGTAACACTTGATATGCTCGGAAGGGCAGACAAAGTAGTAGTAGATAAGGACAATACTACCATAATAGGTGGTAAAGGTTCCAAAGAAGCTATTAACGCCAGAATAGAACAGATAAGAAAGCAGATAGTGGAAACCACATCGGACTACGATAGGGAAAAGCTTCAAGAGAGATTGGCTAAACTGTCCGGTGGAGTAGCCATAATAAGGGTAGGTGCTGCCACAGAGGCAGAAATGAAGGAGAAGAAGGCAAGAGTTGAAGACGCAGTGCATGCTACAAAGGCAGCGGTAGAAGAGGGAATAGTGCCAGGTGGTGGTGTGGCTCTGGTGAGAGGTTCCGAAGCGTTGGAAAACATACAGTTGGAGAACCCTGATCAGCAAATAGGAGTGGATATTGTAAAGAGAGCCTGCAGAGTTCCTCTCAGGCAAATAGCAGGGAATGCTGGATTTGAGGGATACGTCGTGTTAGAGAAGGTTATTGCTTTAGGCAAAGAAAAGGGTAAGAATTACGGATTTGACGCAGCAGTTGGAGAATACAAAGATATGGTAGAGGCAGGAATTATAGACCCAACAAAGGTGGTAAGGACAGCTCTTATAAACGCCGCATCTGCCGCAAGCGTTATGCTAACTGCAGAGGCCTTGGTTGCCGAAATACCAGAGGAAAAGAAAGAAAAAGTCCCAACTTCACCGGAAATGCCCGAGCTTGACTAA
- the groES gene encoding co-chaperone GroES: MAKLRPLYDKIVVKRQEEQEQRTASGIIIPDTAKEKPQIGEVVAVGEGKLLNNGQIVSPKVKVGDKVIFNKYAGTEVELDGEKYLIMSEDEVLAIIE; this comes from the coding sequence ATGGCTAAGTTAAGACCACTATATGACAAAATAGTGGTTAAGCGTCAGGAAGAACAAGAGCAGAGGACTGCCTCTGGGATAATAATCCCAGATACCGCTAAAGAAAAGCCACAGATCGGTGAAGTGGTGGCAGTGGGAGAGGGTAAGCTTTTGAACAACGGTCAAATAGTTTCTCCAAAAGTAAAGGTGGGAGACAAGGTAATCTTTAACAAGTATGCAGGCACAGAAGTGGAGCTGGACGGAGAAAAATATTTAATCATGTCTGAGGACGAAGTCCTCGCCATTATTGAATAA
- a CDS encoding CDP-alcohol phosphatidyltransferase family protein, whose protein sequence is MANYITFFRFLLTFLAVYAVLNEYSTLALLTILIGAVSDWLDGGIARRRKEVNRLGVLLDPFVDKVFVLSCLSAYLYLQEVSPYAFVLLLIRELYISFLRSLSVEKGYSMPASYVGKSKTAVEFITLILLALSNPISQSFLWLAVFLAYVSALDYTLRFLRL, encoded by the coding sequence ATGGCCAACTATATAACCTTTTTCAGATTCCTCCTTACCTTCCTGGCGGTTTATGCAGTCCTAAATGAGTATAGCACATTAGCCTTACTTACCATTTTGATAGGGGCGGTGAGCGACTGGCTGGATGGGGGTATTGCCAGAAGAAGGAAAGAGGTTAATAGGTTGGGTGTCTTATTAGATCCTTTCGTGGATAAGGTCTTTGTTCTGTCTTGTCTTTCTGCCTACTTATACCTTCAGGAAGTTTCTCCATACGCCTTTGTGCTTTTGCTCATAAGAGAGCTATACATATCCTTTTTGAGGAGTCTTTCTGTGGAAAAGGGCTACTCCATGCCCGCTTCGTATGTTGGCAAGTCCAAAACAGCCGTTGAGTTTATAACTTTGATCCTACTTGCACTATCAAACCCGATAAGCCAGTCTTTCCTTTGGCTTGCAGTATTCCTTGCCTACGTTTCCGCCTTAGACTATACCCTTAGGTTCCTTAGACTCTGA
- a CDS encoding glycosyltransferase yields the protein MKIMDITPYYHSYSGGIRTYIDKKVEWIFEKEWEHVVVIPGKAYKKYQVKRTTFYELPSFPLIGGYRFFRSLENIEEVIRLEKPDLLEFSGTYLPIPFFKKKGIPISVFYHADAKRELSLLPAPRKLWEGLFKLIVDKCLRVAEFILVPSLKYKRELESFGLENVHYVPLGVDTQTFHPSKRDDQFRHSFGIQDNKLLLLYVGRLSPEKGINTLIKLLKGLDPSMFHMLIVGKGPLEFLVKAHQRKLSNLTYMPYINSKEQLAKVYASGDIFVSASMFETFGLAFLEAQSSGLPVCAFDLDLETQIMKETLAPNGDVDSLAESVYKASELIRHNNYLRDYLHKKVKESFSWEITFKSLSKAYESEGLILSVGR from the coding sequence ATGAAGATAATGGATATTACTCCCTATTATCACAGCTACAGTGGGGGCATAAGGACATACATAGACAAAAAGGTAGAGTGGATCTTTGAAAAGGAATGGGAACACGTGGTAGTTATACCAGGCAAGGCCTATAAAAAGTATCAAGTGAAAAGAACAACTTTCTACGAGCTTCCTTCTTTTCCTCTAATTGGTGGATACAGGTTTTTTAGGAGTTTGGAAAATATAGAAGAGGTGATAAGACTGGAAAAGCCAGACCTTTTGGAGTTTTCTGGGACCTACCTTCCCATACCATTTTTTAAGAAAAAAGGAATACCCATAAGCGTGTTCTATCACGCGGATGCAAAAAGAGAGCTTTCTCTTCTTCCAGCTCCAAGAAAGCTATGGGAGGGTCTCTTTAAATTGATTGTAGATAAGTGCCTAAGGGTTGCAGAGTTCATACTCGTGCCTTCCTTAAAATACAAGAGGGAATTAGAAAGCTTTGGTTTAGAAAACGTCCATTACGTGCCCTTAGGTGTGGATACTCAGACCTTCCACCCGAGCAAAAGGGATGATCAGTTTAGACACTCCTTTGGCATTCAAGATAATAAGCTTTTACTCCTATACGTGGGAAGGCTTAGTCCAGAAAAAGGCATAAACACACTTATAAAATTACTGAAAGGTTTGGACCCATCCATGTTTCACATGCTAATAGTAGGCAAAGGTCCTCTGGAATTCCTCGTGAAAGCACATCAGAGAAAACTTTCAAACCTGACTTACATGCCATACATAAACTCCAAAGAGCAGTTGGCTAAGGTCTATGCAAGCGGAGATATATTCGTAAGCGCAAGCATGTTTGAGACCTTTGGTTTAGCCTTTCTGGAAGCTCAGTCAAGCGGATTACCCGTCTGCGCCTTTGACTTAGACTTGGAGACCCAAATAATGAAAGAGACCCTTGCACCTAATGGAGACGTGGACAGCTTAGCAGAGAGTGTTTATAAAGCATCCGAGCTCATAAGGCACAATAACTACCTTAGGGACTACTTGCACAAAAAGGTTAAGGAGAGCTTTAGTTGGGAAATAACCTTTAAGTCCCTTTCAAAGGCATACGAAAGTGAAGGTTTAATATTAAGCGTTGGGAGGTAA
- a CDS encoding glycosyltransferase produces the protein MGNYLAKADLHLHSKASNLPGGWFSQLINCPESFTEPQEIYKRLKERGMTYITITDHNTIDGVLEIAHLPEVFISCEYTVFFPEEKAKVHVLVYGIDEKIHQDLIKLRENVYEFVKYLKEKDIAHSLAHPLYSVQDTRITKSLVEKFVLLFDNWEIINGTRGEGLRIVEEKIARLYDGWEKIRQLEERYNIQSLRSREHITFTAGSDDHGGLDLGRTWTEAKASSKEEFLKAIKEGHTSVGTEELGYERVLNMVGRIAYDYLSRRNTIPKHVKPFLDFVFMHSDNFFSELFVRNLFGTNAPRHYIFKEIINKLPFMSLERLIREFSLTHLGETILSFILHSLPLVILSQQKKEEDNAKRIAMNLGLNNGKPMRLAYITDTYFDINGVARSSKIVRYLASTYNLPVDVIAVGNKQDREDNLVLLTPMTEFSTPFYEEFKLRVPSLVELLDVLKGYSHIHVATPGPLGIMSILVAKLLNLPLSFAFHTDVPSYAYKYTNSSDLKDWLYKALVFICHLADRVFVPSETYLKTLVEKGVSANKIKVFKRGVDTELFSPSYREKDFFQKNFGIPTKGNVVLYVGRVSKEKNLDTFLYCAKVFPEDTFIVVGDGPYRKDLEERKPKNTYFVGYLTGLSLAKAYASADVFLFPSETETYGQVVLEAMASGLPVIVSSKGASHEHVQEGINGFIANSPEDFAEKLNRILGNPYLREFMSKEALSYARSMDLKESYLNYIDSIMSLSGVKA, from the coding sequence ATGGGGAATTACTTAGCAAAGGCAGACCTTCACCTTCATTCCAAGGCGTCCAACCTACCGGGGGGTTGGTTCAGTCAGCTAATTAATTGTCCTGAGAGCTTTACAGAACCGCAGGAGATATACAAAAGGCTAAAAGAAAGGGGAATGACATACATCACCATAACGGACCACAACACCATAGACGGTGTTTTGGAAATAGCACACCTGCCGGAGGTTTTCATAAGCTGTGAATACACAGTTTTTTTCCCAGAGGAAAAGGCAAAGGTCCATGTGCTCGTTTATGGAATAGACGAGAAAATACACCAGGACCTGATAAAGCTAAGGGAAAATGTTTATGAGTTTGTGAAATATCTAAAAGAAAAAGACATAGCCCACTCTTTGGCCCATCCTTTATACTCTGTTCAGGACACAAGGATAACAAAAAGCCTGGTGGAGAAGTTTGTCCTCTTGTTTGACAACTGGGAGATAATCAACGGCACAAGAGGAGAAGGTTTAAGGATTGTTGAAGAAAAAATTGCCAGACTATATGACGGGTGGGAAAAAATAAGACAGCTGGAAGAGAGGTATAACATTCAGTCTCTGAGAAGCAGAGAACATATAACCTTTACTGCTGGCTCCGATGACCACGGTGGTTTGGATTTAGGTAGAACTTGGACTGAAGCAAAGGCAAGCTCAAAGGAAGAGTTTCTAAAAGCTATAAAGGAGGGTCATACTTCCGTAGGAACGGAGGAGCTGGGATACGAAAGGGTGCTAAATATGGTTGGTAGAATTGCTTACGACTACTTAAGCAGGCGCAACACAATACCCAAGCACGTGAAACCGTTCCTTGATTTTGTCTTCATGCATTCAGACAACTTTTTCAGCGAGCTTTTTGTTAGGAACCTCTTTGGAACCAATGCCCCCAGACATTACATATTCAAAGAGATAATAAACAAGCTACCCTTCATGAGCTTAGAAAGGCTCATAAGGGAGTTTTCCCTTACGCATCTCGGCGAGACGATACTATCCTTTATACTGCACTCCCTTCCTTTGGTTATACTCAGCCAACAAAAGAAGGAAGAGGACAACGCAAAAAGGATAGCTATGAACCTTGGATTGAACAACGGAAAACCTATGAGGTTAGCATACATAACTGACACATACTTTGACATCAACGGGGTAGCCAGAAGCTCAAAGATCGTAAGATACTTGGCAAGCACATACAACCTCCCCGTGGATGTTATAGCGGTGGGCAACAAACAAGATAGAGAAGATAACCTGGTGCTACTAACACCTATGACGGAGTTTTCCACACCCTTTTATGAGGAGTTTAAGCTAAGAGTGCCTTCCCTTGTGGAGCTTTTGGATGTGCTAAAAGGATACAGCCACATCCACGTGGCTACTCCTGGACCTTTAGGTATTATGTCCATTCTTGTAGCCAAGCTTCTTAACCTACCTCTGTCCTTTGCCTTCCACACGGATGTGCCCTCTTACGCTTACAAATACACCAACAGTTCAGATCTAAAGGATTGGCTTTACAAAGCACTTGTCTTCATCTGCCATCTGGCTGACAGGGTTTTTGTTCCTTCGGAAACTTATCTAAAAACATTAGTAGAGAAAGGCGTTTCAGCAAACAAGATAAAAGTATTCAAAAGGGGCGTGGATACAGAGCTTTTTAGCCCTTCCTACAGAGAGAAAGACTTTTTCCAAAAGAACTTTGGCATCCCAACGAAGGGTAATGTGGTGTTGTATGTGGGCAGGGTTTCAAAGGAGAAAAACTTGGACACCTTCCTTTACTGTGCAAAAGTCTTTCCGGAGGATACCTTTATAGTAGTAGGGGATGGTCCCTACAGGAAGGATTTGGAAGAGCGCAAACCCAAGAATACTTACTTTGTAGGCTATCTTACAGGACTGTCTTTGGCAAAGGCATATGCGAGCGCGGATGTGTTTCTTTTCCCCTCAGAGACGGAAACTTACGGGCAAGTTGTGCTAGAAGCTATGGCTTCGGGCTTGCCGGTGATAGTTAGCTCAAAGGGAGCATCCCACGAGCACGTGCAGGAGGGTATAAACGGCTTTATAGCAAACTCACCAGAGGATTTTGCAGAAAAGCTAAACAGGATCTTGGGCAATCCATACCTGAGAGAGTTTATGAGTAAAGAAGCCCTTTCTTATGCCAGGTCAATGGACCTAAAAGAGTCTTATTTGAACTACATTGATAGCATAATGTCCCTTTCCGGAGTAAAGGCATGA
- a CDS encoding polysaccharide deacetylase family protein, whose amino-acid sequence MRYAIVELHDVSPFHKEEVYNAIEFLEKLHVEKFSLLLIPNFRGEYAINRYAPFVSFIEKTKQEIIMHGYTHTGKKRLQHLLYTYGEGEFGEGDLEETYLKLEKALEIFQAMRLDTKVFVPPAWIGNPWLDDLLYSFGFLGVGYRGKIKDLQSGEEIKSPVLTFSNRYGLSYISIKTVPILFKLLDRYPFLRLALHTADFKDKRKVALWRLIINQIKKERRLISYGELLSKGRPSPSFQGVQPTGGLVQSAN is encoded by the coding sequence ATGAGATATGCAATAGTAGAGCTACACGATGTATCTCCATTCCACAAAGAGGAAGTTTATAACGCAATAGAGTTCTTGGAAAAGCTACACGTTGAAAAATTCTCACTGCTTCTTATCCCCAACTTTAGAGGAGAGTATGCCATAAACAGGTATGCCCCTTTTGTGAGTTTTATAGAGAAAACTAAACAAGAAATCATAATGCACGGTTATACGCATACGGGCAAGAAAAGGCTGCAACATCTTCTTTACACTTACGGAGAGGGAGAGTTTGGGGAAGGGGACCTTGAAGAAACCTATCTAAAATTGGAAAAAGCTTTGGAGATATTCCAAGCGATGCGGTTGGATACGAAGGTATTTGTGCCACCCGCTTGGATAGGAAACCCTTGGCTTGATGACTTGCTGTATTCCTTTGGCTTTTTAGGGGTAGGCTACAGAGGAAAGATAAAGGATTTACAGAGCGGAGAAGAGATTAAATCTCCCGTATTGACCTTCAGCAACAGGTATGGACTCTCTTACATTAGCATTAAAACTGTGCCCATTCTCTTTAAGCTCCTTGATAGGTATCCTTTCCTAAGACTTGCGTTGCACACTGCCGATTTCAAAGACAAAAGAAAAGTAGCCTTATGGAGGTTAATTATCAATCAAATAAAAAAAGAAAGGAGGTTAATAAGCTATGGGGAATTACTTAGCAAAGGCAGACCTTCACCTTCATTCCAAGGCGTCCAACCTACCGGGGGGTTGGTTCAGTCAGCTAATTAA
- a CDS encoding DUF2892 domain-containing protein produces MTLTMDRALRLTSGVVLLFVWLVAIVGSDIHWFWKAFIAFMAVNQIQSAFTNWCPVVSVYRKLGIKECNC; encoded by the coding sequence ATGACGCTTACAATGGACAGAGCTTTAAGGCTTACTTCTGGAGTTGTTCTTCTGTTTGTCTGGCTTGTGGCTATAGTCGGTTCGGACATACACTGGTTTTGGAAAGCTTTTATAGCCTTTATGGCTGTCAATCAGATTCAATCGGCTTTTACCAATTGGTGCCCTGTGGTTAGCGTATACAGAAAACTGGGAATAAAGGAGTGTAATTGCTAA
- a CDS encoding SDR family oxidoreductase, whose translation MRKVGIITGVRRIGFYVAKELLQDGWSLAVVYLSSEKEVERLKEYGEVSGIKADLSERDSYKAIVQKTFDVFGRIDAFIHLASPYFPTPLESITEEDVKKHFLPIAEAFLFVSKECAPYMLRNEQSIKGRIIAFGDWATNTTPYKNYSAYFISKGALHTCVKVLAKELAPYILVNAIALGPTLKPPDFSQERWNSYIDKTPLKREVSIEDVVALTKFLLKVESMTGEIINLDSGRHISGECS comes from the coding sequence GTGAGAAAAGTTGGAATAATAACTGGAGTAAGGCGGATAGGTTTTTATGTAGCCAAAGAGCTCTTACAGGACGGTTGGTCCTTGGCGGTAGTTTATCTTTCTTCAGAGAAGGAAGTAGAAAGATTAAAAGAGTACGGAGAAGTTTCAGGAATAAAAGCCGACCTTTCCGAAAGGGATTCTTATAAAGCTATAGTTCAAAAAACTTTTGATGTTTTTGGAAGGATAGATGCCTTTATTCATCTTGCAAGTCCTTACTTTCCCACACCACTTGAGAGCATAACTGAAGAAGACGTGAAAAAACACTTTCTACCCATAGCGGAGGCTTTTTTATTCGTATCCAAAGAATGTGCTCCTTATATGCTTAGAAACGAGCAATCCATAAAGGGAAGAATAATAGCCTTTGGAGATTGGGCAACAAACACCACACCCTACAAAAACTACAGTGCTTACTTTATCTCAAAAGGTGCCTTACACACTTGCGTAAAAGTCCTTGCAAAGGAGCTTGCCCCTTACATATTGGTAAATGCCATAGCCTTAGGTCCAACCCTAAAGCCTCCAGATTTTTCCCAAGAAAGATGGAACAGCTACATAGACAAAACGCCACTAAAAAGAGAAGTTTCCATAGAGGACGTGGTGGCGCTAACCAAGTTTTTGCTCAAAGTGGAAAGTATGACTGGAGAGATAATCAACTTAGACAGCGGGAGGCACATATCGGGCGAATGCAGTTAA
- a CDS encoding YdcH family protein, whose product MTREEIVQKLLQEDREFRYHYEKHEELDKQIDKLEKHHPMTHDLEMEIEKLKKERLLHKDIIELKIQQFLNSQKV is encoded by the coding sequence ATGACCAGAGAAGAGATAGTGCAAAAACTTCTTCAAGAAGATAGAGAGTTTAGGTATCATTACGAAAAACACGAGGAGCTTGACAAGCAGATAGATAAGTTGGAAAAACACCATCCTATGACCCACGACTTGGAGATGGAAATAGAAAAGCTAAAAAAGGAAAGGCTGTTGCACAAGGACATAATTGAGTTAAAAATTCAGCAGTTTTTAAACAGTCAAAAAGTTTAA
- the truA gene encoding tRNA pseudouridine(38-40) synthase TruA, with amino-acid sequence MLLCFVGTNFHGWQVQPNLRTVQGTLSDALGMLFGEKVKLIGCCRTDAGVHAKEYIANFRSSKFFPIDNLLKALNSILPEDIGIKKVWLEDLSFNARYSVAGKLYTYRVFPSLARDPFLEPFVWRIPYSLDIESMKRGAELFLGNYNFSGFAKLDEEEHDPFVEIEECKIEEKDRIIEISVRAKRFLRYMVRRMAGCLIYLGMGKLTVDEIKEFLSGKKCPYTAKAKGLTLERVFL; translated from the coding sequence TTGTTGCTTTGCTTTGTAGGGACTAACTTTCACGGTTGGCAAGTGCAACCTAACCTGAGGACTGTGCAGGGAACTTTGAGCGATGCTTTGGGTATGCTTTTTGGAGAAAAGGTAAAGTTGATAGGTTGCTGCAGAACGGATGCGGGAGTACATGCAAAGGAATATATAGCTAACTTCAGAAGCTCTAAATTTTTTCCCATAGACAATCTTTTGAAAGCCCTCAACTCAATCTTGCCAGAGGATATAGGTATCAAAAAGGTTTGGCTTGAAGATCTAAGCTTTAACGCCAGGTATTCGGTAGCTGGTAAGCTTTACACCTACAGAGTTTTTCCTTCTCTTGCAAGGGATCCTTTTTTGGAACCTTTCGTGTGGCGCATTCCTTATAGTCTGGATATAGAGAGTATGAAAAGAGGCGCAGAGCTTTTTCTCGGAAATTACAACTTTTCAGGCTTTGCCAAGCTTGACGAAGAAGAGCATGATCCCTTTGTAGAGATTGAGGAGTGCAAAATAGAAGAAAAAGATAGAATAATAGAAATAAGCGTGAGAGCAAAAAGGTTCTTAAGATATATGGTAAGGCGCATGGCGGGGTGTTTGATATACTTAGGCATGGGTAAGCTAACTGTGGATGAAATAAAGGAATTTTTAAGTGGCAAGAAATGTCCTTACACTGCCAAGGCAAAGGGACTAACTTTGGAGAGAGTTTTTCTATGA
- the glmU gene encoding bifunctional UDP-N-acetylglucosamine diphosphorylase/glucosamine-1-phosphate N-acetyltransferase GlmU, with protein MRALILAAGLGTRFRSEKAKVLHTIMNKPMVWYVYQIVRELNIRDIAVVVGHQAEEVKKVFEEKENVLFFYQKNPKGGTADAVISAIDFWRDYQDYLLVINGDTPLVKTQTIKNMQRYIHLVEEYENVKLSALILSSFLPDPTGYGRIVKDDQGNVIKIVEEKDASFEEKQIKEINGGVYLFYSPHLLSVIFSLKPSPASGELYLTEAINLMSKRGYIVRSFMAEEQVEVMGVNNRWELAIAENVIRLRILEKLAKEGNTIHQPETVWIEPDAKLESDVEIEPGVAIIGNSRIGKGVRVGRGSIIQNSTLEEGVIVEPYSIVRDSHVKSRAVVGPFAHIRNQSVIGEESHIGNFVEVKASNIGNHVNAKHLAYIGDATIGNRTNVGAGVVFANYDGKRKHQSYVGENVFIGSNSLIIAPIQLGSYSYIAGGSVINKNVEEGDLAIARPRVRIMKGKGKEKLT; from the coding sequence ATGAGAGCTTTAATACTTGCAGCAGGTTTAGGAACCAGGTTTAGGAGTGAAAAGGCGAAGGTATTGCACACCATAATGAATAAGCCTATGGTCTGGTATGTTTATCAGATAGTTAGAGAACTTAACATAAGAGATATAGCGGTAGTGGTAGGACATCAGGCCGAGGAAGTTAAGAAAGTCTTTGAAGAAAAAGAAAATGTGTTGTTTTTTTATCAGAAAAATCCTAAGGGGGGGACGGCGGATGCGGTTATCTCGGCTATAGATTTTTGGAGAGACTATCAGGATTACCTTCTTGTAATCAACGGAGACACGCCACTGGTAAAAACTCAAACTATAAAAAACATGCAAAGATACATACATCTGGTAGAAGAATATGAAAATGTAAAACTAAGCGCTCTTATTCTTTCCAGTTTCCTTCCAGATCCGACTGGATACGGAAGGATAGTAAAGGATGACCAGGGTAATGTGATAAAAATCGTGGAAGAAAAGGATGCATCTTTTGAAGAAAAGCAGATAAAGGAAATAAACGGGGGAGTCTATCTTTTTTATAGCCCACACTTGCTGAGCGTTATTTTTTCATTAAAACCAAGTCCAGCGAGCGGGGAGCTTTATTTAACTGAAGCTATAAATCTAATGAGTAAAAGGGGGTACATAGTCAGAAGCTTTATGGCGGAAGAGCAAGTGGAGGTTATGGGTGTTAATAACCGTTGGGAGCTTGCCATAGCAGAAAATGTAATAAGGCTGAGAATACTGGAAAAGTTAGCAAAGGAGGGCAATACTATCCATCAGCCGGAAACAGTTTGGATAGAGCCAGACGCAAAGCTAGAAAGCGACGTGGAGATAGAACCGGGGGTTGCCATAATAGGAAACAGCAGGATAGGAAAAGGAGTCCGAGTAGGAAGGGGAAGTATTATACAAAATTCTACTCTTGAAGAGGGTGTAATAGTGGAGCCATACAGTATAGTAAGAGATTCGCACGTAAAAAGTAGGGCGGTGGTGGGTCCCTTTGCACACATAAGAAACCAATCAGTTATAGGTGAAGAGTCCCACATAGGGAATTTTGTAGAAGTCAAAGCATCAAACATAGGGAATCATGTGAATGCTAAGCATCTTGCTTACATAGGCGATGCAACCATTGGAAATCGCACCAACGTGGGTGCGGGTGTGGTATTTGCTAATTACGATGGAAAAAGAAAACACCAAAGCTACGTGGGAGAAAACGTCTTTATAGGTAGCAATTCTCTAATAATAGCCCCCATACAGCTTGGTAGCTATTCCTACATAGCAGGTGGTTCAGTAATAAACAAAAACGTAGAGGAAGGGGATTTAGCCATAGCAAGACCTAGAGTAAGAATAATGAAGGGTAAAGGTAAAGAGAAGCTCACTTAA